In Gracilimonas sp., a single window of DNA contains:
- a CDS encoding addiction module protein — protein sequence MEDTLIKELSRLNKNEKIILVEALWDSIASDPDQVDVPAHHQTIIEKRLQTLKEDKANGKPWSEIRKKYL from the coding sequence ATGGAAGACACGCTGATCAAAGAATTATCGCGACTCAATAAAAATGAAAAAATCATTTTGGTTGAAGCTTTGTGGGATTCTATAGCATCCGACCCTGACCAGGTTGACGTCCCCGCTCATCATCAAACCATTATTGAGAAAAGGCTGCAGACGCTTAAAGAAGATAAAGCCAATGGAAAGCCCTGGAGTGAAATCCGGAAAAAATATTTGTAG
- a CDS encoding DinB family protein, with the protein MDLKKKLLENTEALIAKVDQVSDSQFNTKPGGAEDSWSVADVVEHLYRSEFGIPKLFTGKTEAVVDRAPDAYLEVMRKRFLESDKKMKASDITLPTKGKKPKEALISKFRKNRRKIAELTGELTPEALCLLFEHPIYGYLTRLEWVHFNIIHAQRHMRQIERIKSQIN; encoded by the coding sequence ATGGATTTAAAAAAGAAACTTTTAGAAAATACGGAGGCACTGATCGCGAAGGTGGATCAGGTGTCCGATTCCCAGTTCAACACCAAACCGGGAGGAGCGGAGGACAGCTGGTCGGTGGCGGATGTGGTGGAACATTTGTACCGGTCTGAATTCGGCATCCCCAAGCTTTTTACCGGTAAAACGGAAGCCGTGGTTGATCGTGCCCCTGATGCCTATCTTGAAGTCATGCGGAAACGGTTTTTGGAATCCGATAAAAAAATGAAAGCCTCCGATATTACGCTCCCCACAAAAGGGAAAAAACCCAAAGAAGCACTGATTTCCAAATTCCGGAAAAATCGCCGGAAAATTGCCGAATTGACCGGCGAATTAACGCCCGAAGCCTTATGTCTCTTATTTGAACACCCGATCTATGGATATTTGACCCGGCTGGAATGGGTTCATTTTAATATCATTCACGCCCAAAGACATATGCGACAGATTGAACGCATCAAATCTCAGATAAATTGA
- a CDS encoding alpha/beta hydrolase: MKITGSALLVLLFTSVLSGMINAQSYSTEEVVFKSGDNVLSGTLVLPNRAENVPILVFMGGMYEWGDFHPQREVFIRENLEAVFPPAGIGVFYYDPRGVGDSDGRWSRTTLNGFADDAKAAIAYLEQRREVDAGRIGIVGQGEDGWVAQIVAATAPEQVKLMASLAGPTFSATRQLVNEYHSEYVCNGQDSTSAYEKAVQKAQSHQNWVSAISITRRWRHMKMKLDFDPAQYIREIDIPALFVFGENDGQVYADWAMEELNIIFPDSLPSNFRTHRIAGANHYFHVVPPCYEYEDERVSVSRNFSFRFKEVFQRFIFENL, encoded by the coding sequence ATGAAAATTACAGGCAGCGCATTGTTGGTATTGTTGTTCACAAGTGTTTTATCAGGGATGATAAATGCTCAGAGTTATTCGACAGAAGAGGTCGTTTTTAAAAGTGGCGACAATGTTTTAAGCGGGACGCTGGTGTTGCCCAACCGCGCTGAAAACGTGCCGATCCTGGTATTTATGGGAGGGATGTATGAATGGGGAGATTTTCATCCGCAACGCGAAGTTTTTATTCGTGAGAACCTGGAAGCGGTTTTCCCGCCGGCCGGGATCGGGGTGTTTTATTATGATCCGCGGGGAGTAGGGGATTCTGACGGGCGATGGAGCCGTACGACCCTCAACGGTTTTGCCGATGACGCCAAAGCCGCCATTGCTTACCTGGAACAGCGAAGGGAAGTGGATGCCGGCCGGATTGGGATTGTTGGTCAGGGCGAAGACGGCTGGGTGGCACAGATTGTGGCGGCCACCGCTCCGGAGCAGGTGAAGCTGATGGCCTCCCTGGCCGGACCTACCTTCAGCGCTACCCGGCAGCTGGTGAATGAATATCACAGTGAATATGTGTGCAACGGTCAGGACAGCACTTCGGCCTATGAAAAAGCCGTTCAGAAAGCGCAGTCGCACCAAAACTGGGTGTCTGCCATTTCCATCACGCGGCGGTGGCGGCACATGAAAATGAAACTGGATTTCGATCCCGCCCAATATATCCGGGAGATTGACATCCCCGCCCTGTTTGTATTCGGCGAAAATGACGGACAGGTGTATGCCGACTGGGCGATGGAGGAATTGAATATCATCTTTCCGGATTCCCTGCCTTCCAACTTCAGAACCCACCGTATCGCCGGCGCCAATCACTATTTCCACGTCGTCCCGCCGTGTTATGAGTATGAGGATGAGCGGGTAAGTGTAAGCCGAAACTTTTCATTCCGTTTCAAAGAAGTATTCCAGAGATTCATTTTTGAGAATTTGTAG